The following coding sequences are from one Natrarchaeobaculum sulfurireducens window:
- a CDS encoding cation:proton antiporter has translation MSQTVRPCVDALSPASNAIVPLAGVPSLSPPFDNPVLIFGLAMVIFLTAPLVLKRYRLPGIVGIILVGAAIGPNGLYLLERDATIELLGEVGLIYLMFIAGLEINLNRFIEYKDRSVVFGLFSFVIPQVVGTVVGVYVLELTVAAASLFAAIFASHTLLAYPVVNRLGIAKNEAMTATVGGTILTDTLALLVLAVVVASVGGTLDAAFWVQLTVGLTIFFVGVWLIVPRLGRWFFRIHSEESYFEFLFVMAVLFICAFLAELVGVEHIIGAFLAGLALNRLVPDTGPLMNRIEFVGNALFIPFFLLSVGMLVNVWVITEGLETLTIALSLIGMVVVTKYVAAWATGRVYGYNRQEVLGMFGLSVGQAAAALAIVQIGFDAGIPGFDQNMINGVVLMILVVSLISPSIVERAGTTLIRERDRTAYNPDDIPQRVLVPVSTESQHKESLLDLAFTVQSGRTEEPIHTVSVVRPETGMRTEASVADAEAVLEEMAEYASGAEVPIEAHTRVNHNVASGIVNAVVENRISTLVIGWDGAHSRTQTVFGHVIDQVLRRTSRLSLVARVPNPLNTTKRIVLVLPPKIDHNDGFDEALHTVKLVSEDTGAPIHGLAVDEDPAQFDRQFGQIEPDAPGTFESVDGWLALLSRLRDDVRADDLIVCMSSRRDDAGWHPELQTLPKNISTLTDGNFVIVYPASADRTDDRQFLQFD, from the coding sequence ATGTCACAGACGGTTCGACCATGCGTGGACGCCCTGTCTCCGGCCAGCAACGCGATCGTCCCGCTCGCCGGAGTTCCATCGTTGTCGCCGCCGTTCGACAATCCCGTGTTGATCTTCGGGCTGGCTATGGTGATCTTTCTCACCGCACCCCTCGTCCTCAAACGCTACCGGTTGCCGGGGATCGTCGGTATCATCCTCGTCGGGGCGGCGATCGGTCCGAACGGACTCTACCTCTTAGAGCGGGATGCGACCATCGAGTTGCTCGGCGAGGTCGGGTTGATCTACCTGATGTTTATCGCGGGCCTGGAGATCAATCTGAACCGGTTCATCGAGTACAAAGACCGCAGCGTCGTCTTCGGGCTTTTTTCGTTCGTGATCCCGCAAGTGGTCGGTACCGTCGTCGGCGTGTACGTCCTCGAGTTGACGGTCGCAGCAGCCTCGTTGTTCGCAGCCATTTTTGCATCGCACACGCTGCTCGCCTATCCGGTCGTCAACCGTCTTGGAATCGCGAAAAACGAGGCGATGACCGCCACGGTCGGTGGGACGATCCTGACCGATACGCTCGCCTTGCTCGTACTCGCAGTCGTAGTCGCGTCCGTCGGTGGCACGTTAGACGCTGCCTTCTGGGTCCAGCTGACGGTCGGGCTGACGATCTTTTTCGTCGGGGTCTGGCTGATCGTTCCCCGACTCGGCCGGTGGTTCTTCCGGATCCACAGCGAGGAGAGCTACTTCGAGTTCCTGTTCGTGATGGCCGTGTTGTTCATCTGTGCATTTCTCGCCGAACTCGTCGGCGTCGAACACATCATCGGAGCCTTTCTCGCCGGCCTCGCCCTCAACCGGCTCGTTCCGGATACGGGTCCCCTGATGAACCGCATCGAGTTCGTCGGCAACGCCCTGTTCATCCCCTTTTTCTTGCTGTCTGTAGGGATGCTCGTCAACGTGTGGGTCATCACAGAGGGACTCGAGACGCTCACCATCGCGCTGTCGCTGATCGGGATGGTCGTCGTGACGAAGTACGTCGCCGCGTGGGCGACCGGTCGAGTGTACGGCTACAACCGACAGGAGGTGCTCGGGATGTTTGGTCTCTCGGTCGGCCAGGCGGCCGCTGCACTCGCGATCGTCCAGATCGGCTTCGACGCGGGTATCCCCGGATTCGACCAGAACATGATCAACGGCGTCGTGTTGATGATCCTCGTCGTGAGCCTGATCAGTCCCTCGATCGTCGAACGAGCCGGCACCACACTGATCCGTGAACGCGATCGTACAGCGTACAACCCGGACGATATCCCTCAGCGAGTCCTCGTGCCCGTTTCGACAGAGTCACAGCACAAGGAGTCGCTGCTCGATCTGGCGTTTACGGTTCAGAGCGGCCGCACCGAGGAGCCGATTCACACTGTCTCGGTTGTCCGTCCGGAGACAGGCATGCGCACCGAAGCGTCGGTCGCCGACGCCGAAGCGGTACTCGAGGAGATGGCGGAGTACGCCTCTGGCGCGGAGGTACCGATCGAAGCGCACACGCGGGTCAATCACAACGTCGCCTCGGGGATTGTTAACGCGGTCGTCGAGAACCGAATTTCGACCCTCGTCATCGGCTGGGATGGCGCTCACTCGCGCACCCAGACGGTGTTCGGACACGTCATCGATCAGGTGTTACGCCGGACCAGTCGACTGTCACTCGTTGCCCGGGTTCCCAACCCGCTGAATACGACTAAACGGATCGTTCTGGTGTTACCGCCAAAAATCGACCACAACGATGGGTTCGACGAGGCCTTACACACGGTCAAACTCGTTTCCGAGGACACAGGAGCGCCAATTCATGGGCTCGCCGTCGATGAAGACCCAGCACAGTTCGACCGCCAGTTCGGACAGATCGAGCCCGACGCACCCGGGACGTTCGAATCCGTCGACGGGTGGTTGGCCCTGCTCTCGAGGCTTCGTGACGACGTTCGCGCTGACGATCTGATCGTCTGTATGAGTTCGCGACGCGACGACGCCGGCTGGCACCCCGAACTCCAGACGCTTCCCAAGAACATCTCGACACTGACCGACGGTAACTTCGTGATCGTCTACCCGGCGTCTGCCGACCGAACGGACGACCGTCAGTTCCTGCAGTTCGACTGA
- a CDS encoding glutamate--cysteine ligase, whose amino-acid sequence MERGSPESFTRMGTLGIEEECFVVDETGRPTSGTDALVYEHEPPEILEDRLDHELFKFVIETQTPLIEDPDDARERLCEIREALLEHAHAHGYRIAAAGLHPLAKWRELEHAEKPRYRSQLDRIQYPQHRNTTAGVHVHVGVDDADKAVWIANELRWYVPVVLALSANSPFWNGFDTGLHSARAKIFEGLPNTGMPTYFEDFETFDRFERRMLETGSIEDRGELWYDVRPHTAHGTVELRAPDGQADPDVVLAFVEYTHALVEALAEEYEDGATGQARDHRRELLDENKWRAIRQGHDVSLIARDLEGTVDLGELVDRECERLGIDGIKRVYDRESGASRQRRLLEESGPDALCESLFLQTE is encoded by the coding sequence ATGGAACGCGGGTCGCCGGAATCGTTCACACGAATGGGCACGCTGGGGATCGAAGAGGAGTGTTTCGTCGTCGACGAAACCGGCCGTCCGACGAGCGGCACGGACGCCCTCGTCTACGAGCACGAGCCACCCGAGATTCTCGAAGACCGGCTCGACCACGAACTGTTCAAGTTCGTCATCGAGACCCAGACTCCGCTGATCGAAGACCCTGATGACGCCCGCGAGCGATTGTGCGAAATCCGCGAGGCGCTGCTCGAGCATGCCCACGCACACGGTTACCGGATCGCCGCCGCTGGCCTCCACCCGCTTGCGAAGTGGCGCGAACTCGAACACGCTGAAAAGCCACGCTACCGATCACAGCTCGACCGGATTCAATACCCACAACACCGGAACACGACGGCTGGCGTCCACGTCCACGTAGGGGTCGACGACGCCGACAAGGCTGTCTGGATCGCCAACGAACTACGGTGGTACGTCCCGGTCGTCCTCGCGCTCTCTGCGAACTCACCGTTCTGGAACGGGTTCGACACCGGTCTTCACTCGGCTCGCGCAAAAATCTTCGAAGGACTCCCGAACACCGGCATGCCGACGTACTTCGAGGACTTCGAGACGTTCGACCGGTTCGAACGCCGCATGCTCGAGACCGGGTCGATCGAGGACCGCGGCGAACTCTGGTACGACGTCCGTCCGCATACTGCCCACGGGACGGTCGAACTCCGCGCGCCGGATGGGCAGGCCGACCCCGACGTGGTGCTCGCGTTCGTCGAGTACACCCACGCGCTGGTCGAGGCACTTGCCGAGGAGTACGAAGACGGTGCGACGGGGCAGGCACGCGACCACCGACGGGAACTGCTGGATGAGAACAAGTGGCGTGCGATCCGGCAGGGACACGACGTCTCGCTCATCGCTCGCGACCTCGAGGGAACCGTCGACCTCGGCGAACTCGTCGACCGCGAGTGCGAGCGACTGGGGATCGATGGTATCAAGCGCGTCTACGACCGCGAGAGCGGTGCAAGTCGCCAGCGTCGGCTGCTCGAGGAATCGGGCCCCGACGCGCTCTGTGAATCGCTGTTCTTACAGACGGAGTGA
- a CDS encoding fibrillarin-like rRNA/tRNA 2'-O-methyltransferase: MSDQLPAGVERRAFDGVERLATRGDPVYGEPTDGEWRAWDPTRSKLGAMFELGMETGLEGDDTVLYLGAASGTTVSHVADFAGPTYAVEFAPRPARDLLSAAQSRPRLFSLLADARKPETYAHVVEADVDAIVQDVATRGQARVALENRRFLADDGRLLLAVKARSEDVTSDPDDVFADVETELEAGYEILERRRLDEYHTDHLGVVARPK, encoded by the coding sequence ATGAGTGACCAGCTCCCTGCGGGTGTCGAGCGCCGCGCGTTCGACGGCGTCGAACGCCTCGCGACTCGTGGCGACCCCGTCTACGGGGAGCCGACCGACGGGGAGTGGCGCGCGTGGGACCCGACCCGGTCGAAACTCGGCGCGATGTTCGAGTTGGGGATGGAGACCGGCCTCGAGGGTGACGACACTGTACTCTACCTCGGTGCCGCGAGCGGGACGACCGTAAGCCACGTCGCCGATTTCGCCGGACCGACGTACGCCGTCGAGTTCGCCCCCAGGCCCGCTCGAGACCTGTTGTCGGCCGCGCAGTCGCGACCGCGGCTGTTCTCCCTGCTCGCGGACGCCCGCAAACCGGAGACGTACGCCCACGTCGTCGAAGCAGATGTCGACGCCATCGTCCAGGACGTCGCGACCCGAGGGCAGGCTCGCGTCGCCCTCGAGAACCGTCGCTTTTTGGCCGACGACGGGCGACTCCTGCTGGCCGTCAAAGCCCGAAGCGAGGACGTGACCAGCGACCCCGACGACGTCTTCGCCGACGTCGAAACGGAACTCGAGGCCGGCTACGAGATCCTCGAGCGCCGACGGCTCGACGAGTACCACACGGACCACCTCGGGGTTGTCGCGCGGCCGAAGTGA
- a CDS encoding NOP5/NOP56 family protein — MSENPDRGWFDDVDPDGLEGAREAIDEGRADAPADWPALAVEAGFVADEDAYYDQLHEATTTAARETIREREAADDRQLVHAVRAMDDCERTANELAERLAEWAGTVDPDAGTGVDYARELANRDDVPPEQRRLVSLAGRVVSLADEAEALRAFVEERTPVIAPNLAALAGPVLAARLVSLAGGLESLAKKPSGTVQVLGAEDALFAHLHGRAPSPKHGIIYVHDAVRGTPSENRGSAARALAGKLAIAARVDHYSGELKPELEAELDERIATIQARTDGGGGDDE; from the coding sequence ATGAGCGAAAACCCCGACAGGGGGTGGTTCGATGACGTCGACCCCGACGGACTCGAGGGCGCCCGCGAAGCGATCGATGAGGGGCGCGCCGACGCACCGGCCGACTGGCCGGCGCTGGCCGTCGAGGCCGGCTTCGTCGCCGACGAAGACGCGTACTACGATCAGTTGCACGAGGCGACGACCACGGCTGCTCGCGAGACCATCCGCGAGCGCGAGGCTGCCGACGACCGCCAACTCGTCCACGCCGTCCGCGCGATGGACGACTGTGAGCGAACGGCGAACGAACTCGCCGAGCGCCTCGCCGAGTGGGCTGGCACCGTCGACCCCGACGCGGGAACTGGTGTCGACTACGCTCGAGAGCTGGCGAACAGAGACGATGTACCGCCGGAACAACGACGGCTCGTCTCCCTCGCCGGCCGTGTCGTCTCCCTCGCCGACGAGGCCGAGGCACTCCGAGCGTTCGTCGAGGAACGGACGCCGGTGATCGCACCCAACCTCGCCGCGCTCGCCGGTCCCGTCCTCGCCGCGCGACTGGTTTCGCTGGCCGGTGGCCTCGAGTCGCTCGCGAAGAAACCTAGCGGAACGGTTCAGGTCCTCGGTGCCGAAGACGCGCTGTTCGCTCACCTTCACGGGCGTGCGCCGTCGCCGAAACACGGCATCATCTACGTCCACGACGCGGTTCGCGGGACACCTTCGGAAAATCGTGGCTCCGCTGCGCGTGCGTTGGCTGGCAAACTCGCCATCGCCGCTCGCGTCGACCACTACTCCGGCGAACTGAAGCCCGAACTCGAGGCCGAACTCGACGAGCGGATCGCGACGATCCAGGCGCGGACGGACGGTGGAGGTGGCGACGATGAGTGA
- a CDS encoding amino acid permease: MTGTDEELAKDLGLISALAIGIGTMIGAGIFVLPGIAAQQAGPAVVISFVIGGMIAMINAFSVSELGTAMPKAGGAYYYINRALGPLFGSISGMGDWIGLAFASAFYSIGFGGYLADLLDGVVVSIPAIGEVALLPTIALGPIVLSEIQIGAVLAGVVFVGVNYIGAKETGGIQTAIVTILLGLLTIFAIVGFFSFDWETVAADGSYVPEGTAAILPGAALVFVSYLGYAKIATVGEELKNPGRNLPIAIIGSVGIVMAIYTILVGILMGLIPHEDFFLEEVENAPMTHAAEIVFDYAFTVAGIEISVLGAGVTSITIAALLATASSANASILASARINFAMGRDKIVTDSLNEIHPRFATPYRSIAVTGFLIIVFIIGLGETVEILSSAASVLHLVVYALINASLIVFRETNPPEYDPDFEVPFYPYLPIAGFVLSLALIYFMDPLAVAISAVFVLFAVVWYFVYARDKTQLEGILGTYILDRSAEMPDAAVTAADAVRPSGSEEHTVVVPVSNPRTEAQLLSLASTVAKANDGRVQAVHVVEVPDQTPLEEGSEHVRRIDKESQRLMAQVRERVETFDVPVDVRTVVSHRSFEEVFDVARRENADTVVMGWGGGRPWSAGRAERPIDELTHDLPCDFLVLKERDLETGRVLVPTAGGPDSDLSAEIACSLREQAGSEITLLHVVDDEADRADGQAFLEEWAAERDLEDAAIRIDASGDVETAIAAAARDHSLLIIGATERGLLSRLLRGSLAYDVVNDVDCSVVLAERPASRSLRERLFGRQ, translated from the coding sequence ATGACAGGAACAGACGAAGAACTCGCGAAAGATCTCGGGCTGATCTCGGCGCTTGCGATCGGGATCGGCACCATGATCGGGGCGGGCATTTTCGTCCTGCCCGGTATCGCCGCCCAGCAGGCAGGTCCGGCGGTCGTCATCTCGTTCGTGATCGGCGGGATGATCGCCATGATCAACGCGTTTTCGGTGAGCGAACTCGGCACCGCGATGCCGAAAGCTGGCGGCGCGTACTACTACATCAACCGGGCGTTGGGACCGCTGTTCGGCTCCATCTCGGGGATGGGCGACTGGATCGGTCTCGCGTTCGCGAGCGCGTTCTACAGCATTGGCTTCGGTGGCTACCTCGCGGACTTACTCGACGGCGTCGTCGTCTCGATCCCCGCCATCGGAGAGGTCGCGTTGCTCCCGACGATCGCACTCGGGCCGATCGTCTTGAGCGAGATCCAGATCGGCGCGGTGCTCGCCGGCGTCGTCTTCGTCGGTGTCAACTACATCGGCGCGAAAGAGACCGGCGGCATCCAGACGGCGATCGTTACCATCCTACTCGGGCTGTTGACGATCTTCGCCATCGTTGGCTTCTTCTCGTTCGACTGGGAGACCGTCGCCGCCGACGGCAGCTACGTTCCCGAAGGAACCGCTGCCATCCTCCCCGGGGCAGCGCTCGTGTTCGTCTCCTATCTCGGTTACGCGAAGATCGCGACCGTCGGCGAAGAGCTCAAAAATCCCGGCCGGAACCTCCCGATCGCCATTATCGGTAGCGTCGGGATCGTGATGGCCATCTACACCATTCTCGTCGGTATCCTGATGGGGCTGATCCCCCACGAGGACTTCTTCCTCGAGGAAGTCGAGAACGCGCCGATGACTCACGCCGCCGAGATCGTCTTCGACTACGCGTTTACCGTTGCTGGCATCGAGATTTCGGTTCTCGGCGCGGGTGTTACTTCGATTACCATCGCGGCACTTCTGGCGACTGCGTCCTCTGCGAACGCGTCGATCCTCGCGTCGGCCCGGATCAACTTCGCGATGGGCCGGGACAAGATCGTCACCGACTCGCTCAACGAGATTCATCCCCGGTTTGCGACGCCGTACCGATCGATCGCCGTCACCGGCTTCCTCATTATCGTCTTCATTATCGGCCTCGGTGAGACCGTCGAGATCCTCTCGAGTGCGGCGAGCGTCCTCCACCTCGTCGTCTACGCCCTGATCAACGCCTCGTTGATCGTCTTCCGGGAGACGAACCCACCGGAGTACGACCCCGACTTCGAGGTGCCGTTCTATCCGTACCTGCCGATTGCCGGGTTCGTCCTCTCACTGGCCCTGATCTACTTTATGGACCCGCTTGCGGTCGCGATCAGCGCAGTGTTCGTTCTCTTCGCCGTCGTCTGGTACTTCGTCTACGCGCGAGACAAGACCCAGCTCGAGGGGATTCTCGGGACGTATATCCTGGATCGTTCCGCCGAAATGCCCGACGCGGCGGTCACCGCAGCCGACGCCGTCCGTCCTTCCGGCAGTGAAGAACACACGGTCGTCGTCCCCGTCTCGAACCCGCGAACCGAAGCCCAGTTGCTGTCGCTCGCGAGTACGGTTGCGAAAGCGAACGACGGCCGCGTCCAGGCCGTCCACGTCGTCGAGGTGCCGGACCAGACGCCGCTCGAAGAGGGCTCCGAACACGTCCGACGGATCGACAAGGAGTCCCAGCGGCTAATGGCTCAGGTTCGTGAACGCGTGGAGACGTTCGACGTCCCCGTCGACGTTCGCACTGTCGTCTCGCACCGCTCGTTCGAGGAAGTGTTCGACGTCGCCCGTCGTGAGAACGCCGACACGGTCGTCATGGGCTGGGGCGGCGGTCGACCGTGGTCGGCCGGACGTGCCGAACGGCCGATCGACGAGCTCACTCACGACCTGCCGTGTGACTTCCTCGTGCTCAAAGAGCGCGACCTCGAGACCGGCCGCGTGCTGGTCCCAACAGCCGGTGGCCCGGACTCCGATCTGAGCGCCGAGATCGCCTGCAGCCTGCGCGAGCAGGCCGGCTCCGAGATCACACTCTTGCACGTCGTCGACGACGAAGCCGACCGTGCAGACGGCCAGGCGTTCCTCGAGGAGTGGGCCGCCGAACGCGACCTCGAGGACGCGGCGATCCGCATCGATGCCTCCGGCGACGTCGAGACGGCCATCGCCGCCGCTGCTCGGGATCACTCACTGTTGATCATCGGCGCAACGGAACGCGGATTACTCTCGCGGCTTCTCCGCGGCTCGCTCGCCTACGACGTCGTCAACGACGTCGACTGTTCGGTCGTATTGGCTGAGCGTCCGGCCTCGCGGTCGCTTCGCGAGCGGTTGTTCGGCCGCCAGTAA
- a CDS encoding DUF63 family protein, whose protein sequence is MYDYVERYGPVRVWAVTVLVLAVGITAAALASPRVYVDFIWQYYWGPVVADAHGWTCVDWAGGAEMECNAAAQAGVDTGPTASPGYTFVSYAGYIPTLILLLIGIVFILQWLDIERFRSAFYALFPFMLFGGALRTVEDANVAAYRETGELAIELPWSGFLISPLIYFTVFFIALIALVGSVWLDRRGLVSKYEYPLAGVGTILLAGTVGYLGWVAAFEPYATIYPWLLITTLVGATVATWLTWVAIERFAPDINRGTRYMGLVVIWAHAVDGVANVIGLDWAVAFGHEQNLVPKHPVNEAIVNVTGSILPADIAAVTGAAWPFLFVKLAAAVVVIWIFDETVFEESPRYAILLMITVVAVGLGPGTRDMLRATFGV, encoded by the coding sequence ATGTACGATTACGTCGAGCGGTACGGTCCGGTGCGGGTCTGGGCTGTGACCGTGCTCGTCCTTGCTGTCGGGATCACGGCGGCTGCCCTGGCGTCCCCACGGGTTTACGTCGATTTCATCTGGCAGTATTACTGGGGTCCCGTCGTCGCAGACGCCCACGGATGGACCTGTGTTGACTGGGCTGGCGGTGCGGAGATGGAATGTAACGCGGCTGCACAAGCGGGTGTAGATACCGGGCCGACCGCATCACCGGGTTACACCTTCGTCTCGTACGCTGGCTACATCCCGACGCTCATCCTCTTACTGATCGGGATCGTCTTTATTCTCCAGTGGCTCGATATCGAACGGTTCCGTTCGGCGTTTTACGCGTTGTTCCCGTTCATGCTGTTTGGCGGTGCACTCCGTACCGTCGAGGACGCGAACGTCGCGGCCTACCGCGAGACGGGGGAACTCGCCATCGAACTCCCGTGGTCCGGCTTTCTCATTAGCCCACTGATCTACTTCACTGTCTTTTTCATCGCGTTGATCGCGCTCGTTGGCTCGGTCTGGCTCGACCGACGGGGTCTCGTCTCGAAGTATGAGTATCCGCTGGCTGGAGTCGGGACTATCCTGCTCGCGGGAACGGTCGGCTATCTCGGCTGGGTCGCTGCGTTCGAACCGTACGCGACGATTTACCCGTGGCTCCTGATCACGACACTCGTCGGGGCGACGGTCGCCACGTGGCTTACCTGGGTCGCCATCGAGCGGTTCGCACCCGACATCAACCGCGGCACCCGGTACATGGGTCTCGTGGTCATCTGGGCACACGCCGTCGACGGTGTTGCGAACGTTATCGGCCTCGACTGGGCCGTCGCGTTCGGACACGAGCAGAACCTGGTCCCGAAACACCCGGTCAACGAGGCGATCGTCAACGTTACCGGATCGATCCTCCCGGCCGACATCGCCGCCGTCACCGGTGCAGCGTGGCCGTTCCTTTTCGTCAAACTCGCAGCAGCAGTCGTCGTCATCTGGATCTTCGACGAGACGGTGTTCGAGGAGAGTCCGCGCTATGCGATCTTGCTGATGATTACCGTCGTCGCCGTCGGTCTCGGACCGGGCACCCGCGACATGCTTCGGGCAACGTTCGGCGTCTGA
- a CDS encoding inositol monophosphatase family protein yields MSEREPDRRATVARRAAEAGATIADEAFRTAFEVEQKDGKTDVVTQADRDAQAAVIDLIGETYPDEPVVGEEEGALKRVPAEGAAWIVDPIDGTNNFVVGTRTFGTAVAAVVDGEPVAAATVCPALSDTYRSGPDGVYRNDQPISVSSCDDPEAATVCPTFWWDYDQRDQYTATTRELVTRFADIRRFGTAQLELGMVASGALEGVVTDLRMNPWDSVAGVALIREAGGVVTDLEGNRWRHDSEGIVASNGEIHDELLAAAQAIDD; encoded by the coding sequence ATGAGCGAACGCGAACCCGACCGACGTGCGACCGTCGCCCGTCGTGCGGCCGAGGCAGGTGCAACGATCGCGGATGAAGCGTTTCGAACGGCATTCGAGGTCGAGCAGAAAGACGGAAAGACGGACGTCGTGACCCAGGCCGATCGGGACGCCCAGGCGGCCGTAATCGACCTGATCGGTGAGACGTATCCCGACGAACCAGTCGTCGGCGAAGAGGAAGGGGCGCTCAAGCGGGTTCCCGCGGAAGGTGCCGCCTGGATCGTCGACCCGATCGACGGGACGAACAACTTCGTCGTCGGTACCCGGACGTTCGGGACCGCCGTGGCGGCTGTCGTCGACGGTGAACCCGTGGCTGCTGCGACAGTCTGTCCGGCGTTGTCCGATACGTATCGATCCGGACCGGACGGCGTCTATCGAAACGACCAGCCGATCTCGGTCAGCAGCTGTGATGATCCCGAGGCGGCCACGGTCTGTCCGACCTTTTGGTGGGACTACGACCAGCGCGATCAGTACACCGCGACGACGCGCGAACTGGTCACACGCTTTGCCGACATCCGCCGGTTCGGCACCGCCCAGCTCGAGCTCGGAATGGTGGCATCGGGAGCGCTCGAGGGTGTCGTCACCGACCTTCGGATGAACCCCTGGGACAGCGTTGCAGGCGTTGCGTTGATCCGTGAGGCTGGCGGCGTGGTCACCGACCTCGAGGGCAATCGATGGCGCCACGACAGCGAGGGGATCGTCGCGTCGAACGGCGAGATCCACGACGAGTTACTCGCCGCAGCGCAGGCGATCGACGACTGA
- a CDS encoding ATP-binding protein gives MNGESGSGDHRTLDSVDSARKRSFHVLYVDADNDVRCRVRDELTPTYPVTTAESLAEAADSTDPRVDCVVVAGTLAASDGLQFLEQVRTVWSDLPVILFGHTPDACVLEGLLEVDNATAVSRSDTETSPSNRALERLRSRLDEQYERSISDVRATVLDIARLLMSAAPDEIDVEIEWALKLIGRRLDADRCLVFDYHDDILEPTHCWSDGERRSLGPSKVATDSFPGFELAIQSFDPVAVPPKSASSLEVDVPDEFVGSVLPGENWSDSDADARAHPYLSDRNLESLLAVPIVVEWELVGVLAIEQETKRSWPRSLQQQLKTLGELVGYTLEREERRRELARQNERLEQFSAVVSHDLRNPLNVLTGYAELIAETGDTEHIDEVLASAERMETMIDDLLALAQDGATLDDLQQIQLEELVTTAWDGVETGEATLETRHLDSLECDPGRLRQLFENLFRNAIEHGSTQRDTAAVSETGSEAPPVTVRVEGIADGFAVEDDGPGIPPENRDAVFREGYTGGSGTGLGLSIVETVAEAHGWSVSVESGDLGGARFTFATEESPRESS, from the coding sequence ATGAACGGCGAGAGCGGATCAGGCGACCACCGAACCCTCGACTCCGTCGATTCAGCTCGGAAACGGTCGTTTCACGTGCTGTACGTCGACGCAGATAACGACGTCAGATGTCGAGTCAGGGACGAACTCACCCCGACGTATCCAGTGACGACCGCTGAGTCCCTCGCCGAGGCCGCGGACTCGACCGATCCACGCGTCGACTGCGTGGTGGTCGCCGGAACACTCGCTGCCAGCGACGGCCTACAGTTCCTCGAGCAGGTCCGTACCGTCTGGTCGGATCTACCGGTGATCCTCTTCGGCCACACGCCCGACGCTTGCGTACTGGAGGGGCTGCTCGAGGTGGACAACGCCACAGCCGTCTCGAGATCCGATACCGAGACGTCTCCTTCGAACCGAGCGCTCGAGCGGCTCCGATCACGGCTCGACGAGCAGTACGAACGGTCTATCTCGGATGTCAGGGCGACGGTCCTCGACATCGCCCGGCTGTTGATGTCTGCTGCCCCGGACGAGATCGATGTCGAGATCGAGTGGGCACTGAAACTCATCGGCCGACGGCTCGACGCAGACCGCTGTCTTGTCTTCGACTACCACGACGATATACTCGAGCCAACTCACTGCTGGAGCGACGGCGAGCGTCGATCACTGGGACCTAGCAAGGTGGCCACCGACTCGTTTCCGGGATTCGAGTTGGCGATCCAGTCGTTCGACCCGGTCGCCGTCCCGCCGAAATCGGCGTCGTCACTCGAGGTAGACGTCCCCGACGAGTTCGTTGGCTCCGTTCTTCCAGGCGAGAACTGGTCGGATTCCGACGCCGACGCCAGGGCCCACCCCTATCTTAGCGATCGTAACCTCGAGTCGCTGCTTGCGGTGCCCATCGTCGTCGAGTGGGAGCTCGTGGGTGTATTAGCGATCGAACAGGAGACGAAACGATCCTGGCCGCGGTCGTTACAACAACAGCTGAAAACGCTTGGCGAACTCGTCGGCTATACGCTCGAGCGCGAGGAGCGCCGGCGCGAACTCGCCCGACAGAACGAGCGACTCGAGCAGTTTTCTGCGGTGGTCAGCCACGACCTCCGAAATCCGTTAAACGTCCTCACGGGATATGCAGAACTCATCGCAGAAACCGGCGACACCGAGCACATCGACGAGGTGCTCGCGTCCGCCGAGCGGATGGAGACGATGATCGACGATCTCCTAGCACTCGCCCAAGACGGTGCCACCCTCGACGACCTCCAGCAGATCCAGCTCGAGGAACTCGTCACCACTGCCTGGGACGGCGTCGAAACCGGCGAGGCAACGCTCGAGACTCGACACCTCGATTCTCTCGAGTGCGATCCTGGGCGGCTCAGGCAGCTCTTCGAGAACCTGTTTCGAAACGCCATCGAGCACGGGTCGACACAGCGAGACACCGCGGCAGTTAGCGAGACGGGATCCGAGGCACCGCCGGTGACCGTCCGCGTCGAAGGGATCGCCGACGGGTTCGCCGTCGAGGACGACGGTCCCGGGATCCCGCCCGAAAACCGTGACGCCGTCTTCCGCGAGGGATACACTGGCGGCAGCGGCACCGGGCTCGGTCTCTCGATCGTCGAAACCGTCGCCGAGGCACACGGTTGGTCGGTCTCTGTCGAATCCGGCGACCTCGGTGGTGCCCGGTTCACGTTCGCCACCGAAGAGAGTCCTCGAGAGTCGTCGTGA